One Campylobacter sputorum subsp. sputorum DNA segment encodes these proteins:
- the rpmG gene encoding 50S ribosomal protein L33: protein MANSSRVKVGLKCSECGDINYSTYKNTKTTTEKLELKKYCPRLKKHTIHKEIKLK from the coding sequence ATGGCAAATTCTAGTAGAGTTAAAGTAGGTTTAAAATGTTCTGAGTGTGGAGATATAAATTACTCAACATACAAAAACACAAAGACAACTACAGAAAAGTTAGAATTAAAAAAATATTGTCCAAGATTAAAAAAACATACTATTCACAAAGAGATAAAACTAAAATAG
- the secE gene encoding preprotein translocase subunit SecE, with product MEKLISYFNMSKAELGKVIFPTKEQMRNAFITVVIVVTVISLFLALVDLIMSFSISKLV from the coding sequence ATGGAAAAGTTAATAAGTTATTTTAATATGTCAAAAGCTGAGTTAGGAAAAGTTATATTTCCTACAAAAGAGCAAATGAGAAATGCATTTATCACTGTTGTTATAGTGGTTACTGTAATATCTCTATTTTTAGCTTTGGTTGACCTGATTATGTCTTTTAGTATTTCAAAACTAGTATAA
- the nusG gene encoding transcription termination/antitermination protein NusG, with protein MMGHKWYAIQTYAGSEMAVKRAIENLVKVRNIEEKLRDILVPTEDVLEFKNGKEKIQEKTLYPGYCFACLDLDTALWHAIQSLPKVGRFIGEAMKPTPLGDKDIATILEKTNKRAAPKPKISFDEGENVRIKEGPFANFIGIVEEYDMVHGKLKLNVSIFGRSTPVEILYSQVEKII; from the coding sequence ATAATGGGACATAAATGGTATGCTATTCAAACTTATGCTGGCAGCGAGATGGCTGTTAAAAGAGCTATTGAAAATTTGGTAAAAGTTAGAAATATAGAAGAAAAATTAAGAGATATTTTAGTTCCAACTGAAGATGTTTTAGAATTCAAAAATGGTAAAGAAAAGATACAAGAAAAAACTCTTTACCCTGGTTATTGCTTTGCTTGTTTAGATCTTGATACTGCTTTATGGCATGCGATACAATCACTTCCAAAAGTTGGAAGATTTATTGGTGAAGCTATGAAACCAACGCCACTAGGCGATAAAGATATTGCTACTATTTTAGAAAAAACCAATAAAAGAGCAGCACCTAAACCTAAAATATCATTTGATGAGGGTGAAAATGTTCGCATCAAAGAAGGACCATTTGCTAATTTTATAGGTATTGTAGAAGAGTATGATATGGTTCATGGCAAGTTAAAACTTAATGTTTCTATATTTGGTAGAAGTACACCAGTTGAAATTTTATATTCACAAGTTGAGAAGATAATATAA
- the rplK gene encoding 50S ribosomal protein L11, which translates to MAKKVVGEIKLQIAATKANPSPPVGPALGQQGVNIMEFCKAFNERTKDMAGFNIPVVITVYADKSFTFITKQPPVTDLIKKAVGISKGSDNPLKNKVAKITKAQILDIVDKKIADLNTNDKEQAAKIVAGSARSMGVQVVE; encoded by the coding sequence ATGGCTAAGAAAGTTGTAGGCGAAATTAAATTACAAATTGCCGCTACAAAGGCTAATCCAAGCCCACCTGTTGGACCAGCTCTTGGACAACAAGGTGTAAATATAATGGAGTTTTGTAAAGCTTTTAACGAAAGAACAAAAGATATGGCTGGATTTAATATACCAGTTGTTATAACTGTTTATGCAGATAAAAGTTTTACTTTTATAACCAAACAACCACCTGTTACAGATCTTATAAAAAAAGCAGTAGGTATATCTAAAGGTTCTGATAATCCACTTAAAAATAAGGTTGCAAAGATTACTAAAGCACAAATTTTAGATATAGTTGACAAAAAAATTGCTGATTTAAATACTAATGATAAAGAACAGGCTGCTAAGATTGTTGCAGGCTCAGCTCGTTCTATGGGTGTTCAAGTAGTAGAATAA
- the rplA gene encoding 50S ribosomal protein L1 has protein sequence MAKVTKRFNELLKKVDSNKTYSLSEGIQTVKGLSSAKFDETVEIALKLNVDPRHADQMVRGSVVLPAGTGKKVRVAVIAKDAKADEATKAGADIVGSDELIEDIQKGIMNFDVLIATPNLMGLVGKVGRILGPKGLMPNPKTGTVTMDVASAVNNAKSGQVNFRVDKQGNIHAGVGKASFSVEQLNDNISTFIKAINKHKPSTAKGRYVKNASLSLTMSPSVVLDTQEVMDLK, from the coding sequence ATGGCAAAAGTTACTAAAAGATTTAATGAATTATTAAAAAAAGTTGATTCTAATAAAACATATAGTTTAAGTGAAGGTATTCAAACTGTAAAAGGACTATCATCTGCTAAATTTGATGAGACAGTTGAGATTGCTTTAAAATTAAATGTAGATCCAAGACATGCTGATCAAATGGTTAGAGGATCAGTTGTTCTTCCTGCTGGAACTGGAAAAAAAGTTCGTGTAGCTGTTATAGCAAAAGATGCAAAAGCAGATGAGGCAACTAAGGCTGGTGCAGATATAGTTGGAAGCGATGAGTTGATTGAAGATATCCAAAAAGGTATTATGAATTTTGATGTTTTGATAGCAACGCCAAATTTAATGGGATTGGTCGGTAAAGTTGGTAGAATACTTGGACCAAAAGGTCTAATGCCAAATCCAAAAACAGGCACAGTTACAATGGATGTAGCATCTGCTGTAAATAATGCAAAGAGCGGACAAGTAAATTTCCGTGTTGATAAACAGGGAAATATACATGCAGGTGTAGGTAAGGCTAGTTTTAGTGTGGAACAACTTAATGACAATATTTCAACTTTTATAAAAGCTATAAACAAGCATAAACCATCAACTGCTAAAGGTAGATATGTTAAAAATGCTTCTTTATCACTTACAATGAGTCCTTCTGTTGTTCTTGATACTCAAGAAGTTATGGATTTAAAATAA
- the rplJ gene encoding 50S ribosomal protein L10, translated as MIRSEKAKLVSELQEEFSSSEAIVVCDFKGLSVKQLEILRASAKEKEVNVQVIKNTLAKVALKKAGIEALDFRDTNIFVWGKDQLAVTKVVAKFEETNNLFKIKTAYIENEVASVEKVVALSKMPSRDELIAMLLQVWNAPLQNFVIGLNALKEKKAQESA; from the coding sequence ATGATAAGAAGCGAAAAAGCAAAATTAGTTTCAGAATTACAAGAAGAATTTTCATCATCTGAAGCTATTGTTGTATGTGACTTCAAAGGTTTGAGTGTTAAACAACTTGAAATTTTGCGTGCAAGTGCCAAAGAAAAAGAAGTTAATGTTCAAGTTATAAAAAATACACTTGCAAAAGTTGCTCTTAAAAAAGCTGGTATAGAAGCTTTAGATTTTAGAGATACAAACATTTTTGTTTGGGGAAAAGATCAACTTGCAGTTACAAAAGTTGTTGCTAAATTTGAAGAAACAAATAATCTTTTCAAGATTAAAACAGCTTATATTGAAAATGAAGTTGCTAGCGTTGAGAAAGTTGTGGCTCTATCTAAAATGCCAAGCCGCGATGAGCTTATTGCTATGCTTTTACAAGTGTGGAATGCGCCTTTACAAAATTTTGTTATAGGACTAAATGCACTTAAAGAGAAAAAAGCACAAGAAAGTGCATAA
- the rplL gene encoding 50S ribosomal protein L7/L12, giving the protein MAVTKEDVLEFISGLSVLELSELVKEFEEKFGVSAAPVVMAGGAAAGGAAAAEEKTEFDVILTDAGDKKINVIKVVRALTGLGLKEAKDATENTPSTIKEGISKADAEEAKKQLEEAGAKVELK; this is encoded by the coding sequence ATGGCAGTTACTAAAGAAGATGTTTTAGAGTTTATTTCAGGTCTTTCAGTTCTTGAGCTTTCAGAGCTTGTAAAAGAATTTGAAGAGAAATTTGGTGTTAGCGCAGCTCCAGTTGTTATGGCAGGTGGTGCAGCAGCAGGTGGTGCAGCAGCAGCTGAAGAGAAAACTGAATTTGATGTTATCTTAACAGACGCTGGCGATAAAAAAATTAATGTTATTAAAGTTGTTAGAGCTCTTACTGGTCTTGGACTTAAAGAGGCTAAAGATGCAACAGAAAATACTCCTTCAACAATTAAAGAAGGTATCAGCAAGGCTGATGCTGAAGAGGCTAAAAAACAGCTTGAAGAAGCTGGTGCTAAGGTTGAACTTAAATAA
- the rpoB gene encoding DNA-directed RNA polymerase subunit beta, protein MLNSLRSGNRLRVNYSDIASEIDVPNLLKLQKTSFSYFLDLNAKTAGSGLEKVFKSIFPIHDPQNRLTLEYVGSELGKPKYTVKECIQRGLTYCVNLKMKIRLILHEKDEKTGEKIGIKDIKEQDIYIHDIPLMTDRISFIINGVERVVVNQLHRSPGVIFKEEESPTVVNKLIYTAQIIPDRGSWLYFEYDAKDVLYVRINKRRKVPITILFRALGYTKHDIIKLFYPIKTIYIKNNKFLTDFDPNDYLNRVEYDIKDEKCNVVHSAGKRLTKKKAEKMLEDGLKMVEYPADILIDRYLSSPIIDSQSGEVIYDILSQLDENKLAKILETQTSIQIANDRASGVDNSIINSFIQDAETLKLLKQTEGIEDENDLSAIRIYKVMRPGEPVVKEAAKAFMHDLFFNPERYDLTKVGRMKMNHKLGLDAPEYITVLTSEDIIKTAKYLIKVKNGQGYIDDRDHLGNRRIRSIGELLANEIHLGFVKMQKAIRDKFTAISGNIEEIMPYDLINPKTISTTLLEFFTSGQLSQFMDQTNPLSEVTHKRRLSALGEGGLVKERAGFEVRDVHPTHYGRICPIETPEGQNIGLINTLSTYAKVNDLGFVEAPYRKVVDGKVTNDIVYLTATQEEGLVIAPASAKLDDKGNILDEILEVRKDGETILAKREEVSLIDLCSGMIAGVAASLIPFLEHDDANRALMGSNMQRQAVPLLKTTAPLVGTGMEAIIARDSWESIKAKRSGIVEKVDSKNIFILGEDEDGPYIDHYSLEKNLRTNQNTTFGEYPIVKKGEFVEANQIIADGPSMEKGELALGKNALIAFMPWNGYNYEDAVVMSEGMIRKDAFTSVHIYEKEIEARELKDGVEEITKDIPNVKEEDLIHLDESGIVKIGTQVTPGMILVGKVSPKGEVKPTPEERLLRAIFGEKAGHVVNKSLYAGASMEGVVVDVKIFTKKGYEKDNRTLKAYEDEKSVLEKEHHDRLLMLDREEMLKVTSLLSKKPLNQDQVIGDIEYKKGSFVPVDVLESMNRFTLNSFVKSFAKNIQKQYDDLKNYFQNEKKKFKEDHDEKLEILEKDDILPSGVVKLVKVYIATKRKLKVGDKMAGRHGNKGIVSNIVPEVDMPYLPNGRPVDIVLNPLGVPSRMNIGQILECHLGLVGWKLGEQIDKILEEKTGEWLKDLRKRMIEIASLSKLADAKKLLKDMSDEDLLKYARDWSKGVKFATHIFDGVNVDDFAKLFEMAGIDSDGKTILYDGRTGSKINERVHVGCMYYLKLHHLVDEKVHARSTGPYSLVTQQPVGGKALFGGQRFGEMEVWALEAYGAAYTLREMLTIKSDDVDGRLEAYKAITRGENVPVTGIPETFFVLTNELKSLALDVEIFDEVDEDE, encoded by the coding sequence ATGTTAAACAGCTTACGCTCTGGAAATCGTCTTAGAGTTAATTATTCTGATATAGCTAGTGAGATTGATGTTCCAAATTTATTAAAATTACAAAAAACAAGTTTTAGTTATTTCTTAGATTTAAATGCAAAAACTGCTGGTAGCGGTCTTGAAAAAGTTTTTAAATCGATATTTCCAATTCACGATCCACAAAATAGACTCACATTAGAGTATGTTGGTAGTGAGCTTGGCAAACCAAAATATACAGTTAAAGAGTGCATTCAAAGAGGTCTTACATATTGTGTAAATCTCAAAATGAAAATTAGACTTATATTACACGAAAAAGATGAAAAAACCGGTGAGAAAATCGGTATAAAAGATATAAAAGAACAAGATATTTATATCCATGATATTCCTCTTATGACAGATAGAATATCATTTATAATAAATGGCGTTGAAAGGGTTGTTGTAAATCAACTTCATAGAAGCCCAGGCGTTATTTTTAAAGAAGAAGAAAGTCCAACTGTTGTAAATAAACTTATTTATACTGCACAAATTATACCAGATAGAGGCAGTTGGTTATATTTTGAATATGATGCAAAAGATGTATTATATGTTAGGATAAATAAAAGAAGAAAAGTTCCAATTACTATACTTTTTAGGGCTTTAGGATACACAAAACATGATATTATAAAACTTTTTTATCCTATAAAAACAATTTATATTAAAAACAATAAATTTCTAACAGATTTTGATCCAAATGATTATTTAAATAGAGTTGAATACGATATAAAAGATGAAAAATGTAATGTTGTTCATAGTGCTGGTAAGCGTCTTACAAAGAAAAAAGCTGAAAAAATGCTTGAAGATGGTTTAAAGATGGTAGAATATCCAGCTGATATTTTGATAGATAGATATCTTTCATCTCCTATTATTGATAGCCAGAGTGGAGAAGTTATATATGATATACTTTCTCAACTTGATGAAAATAAATTAGCCAAAATTCTTGAAACACAAACAAGTATTCAAATAGCAAATGATAGAGCAAGTGGAGTTGATAACTCTATAATTAATTCCTTCATTCAAGATGCTGAGACTCTTAAGTTATTAAAGCAAACAGAAGGTATTGAAGATGAAAATGACCTTTCTGCTATAAGAATCTATAAAGTTATGAGGCCAGGAGAGCCTGTTGTAAAAGAAGCTGCAAAAGCTTTTATGCATGATCTTTTCTTTAATCCTGAAAGATATGACCTAACAAAAGTAGGTCGAATGAAAATGAATCATAAGCTTGGATTGGATGCACCTGAATATATCACAGTTTTAACAAGTGAAGATATCATAAAAACTGCAAAATATCTTATAAAAGTTAAAAATGGTCAAGGTTACATAGACGATAGAGATCACTTAGGAAATAGACGAATTAGATCTATTGGAGAGCTTTTGGCAAATGAGATTCATCTAGGTTTTGTTAAAATGCAAAAAGCTATAAGAGATAAATTTACGGCAATCAGTGGCAATATAGAAGAAATTATGCCTTATGATTTAATTAATCCAAAAACCATAAGCACAACTTTGCTTGAGTTTTTTACAAGCGGACAGCTTAGTCAGTTTATGGATCAAACAAACCCACTTAGTGAAGTTACACACAAAAGAAGACTTTCTGCACTTGGCGAGGGCGGTTTAGTAAAAGAAAGAGCCGGATTTGAAGTTAGAGATGTTCATCCAACTCATTATGGAAGAATTTGTCCTATCGAAACTCCAGAAGGTCAAAATATCGGTCTTATAAATACACTTTCTACTTATGCAAAAGTAAATGACCTTGGTTTTGTTGAAGCACCTTATAGAAAAGTTGTAGATGGAAAAGTCACTAATGATATAGTTTATCTTACTGCAACTCAAGAAGAAGGACTTGTTATAGCTCCTGCATCAGCAAAACTTGATGATAAAGGAAATATTTTAGATGAAATTTTGGAAGTTAGAAAAGATGGAGAGACTATTCTTGCTAAAAGAGAAGAAGTAAGTTTAATAGACCTTTGTTCTGGAATGATTGCTGGTGTAGCCGCTTCGCTTATTCCATTCTTAGAACATGATGATGCTAACCGTGCACTTATGGGTTCAAACATGCAGCGTCAAGCTGTTCCTCTACTAAAAACTACGGCTCCTCTTGTTGGAACTGGAATGGAAGCAATTATTGCAAGAGATTCTTGGGAGTCTATAAAAGCTAAGCGTTCTGGTATAGTAGAAAAAGTTGATAGTAAAAATATATTTATTTTAGGCGAAGATGAAGATGGTCCTTACATTGATCATTATTCTTTAGAAAAAAATTTAAGAACTAACCAAAATACAACTTTTGGAGAATATCCTATAGTAAAAAAAGGTGAGTTTGTTGAAGCAAATCAAATAATTGCTGATGGTCCTAGTATGGAAAAAGGTGAGCTTGCTTTAGGAAAAAATGCACTTATAGCTTTTATGCCTTGGAATGGATATAACTATGAAGATGCCGTTGTTATGAGCGAAGGTATGATTAGAAAAGATGCATTTACGAGTGTTCATATTTATGAAAAAGAGATAGAAGCTAGAGAACTAAAAGATGGCGTTGAAGAGATAACAAAAGATATACCAAATGTAAAAGAAGAGGATTTAATTCATCTTGATGAAAGCGGTATTGTAAAAATAGGAACTCAAGTAACTCCTGGTATGATTTTAGTTGGTAAAGTTAGTCCAAAAGGAGAAGTTAAACCAACTCCTGAAGAGAGATTATTAAGAGCTATATTTGGCGAAAAAGCCGGACATGTTGTTAATAAATCGCTTTATGCTGGTGCTTCTATGGAAGGCGTTGTAGTAGATGTTAAGATATTTACTAAAAAAGGTTATGAAAAAGACAATAGAACTTTAAAAGCATATGAAGATGAAAAATCTGTATTGGAAAAAGAGCACCATGACAGACTTTTGATGCTTGATAGAGAAGAGATGTTAAAAGTTACAAGTTTGCTTTCTAAAAAACCTTTAAATCAAGATCAAGTTATTGGAGATATTGAGTATAAAAAAGGCTCTTTTGTTCCTGTAGATGTTTTAGAATCTATGAATAGATTTACTCTTAATTCTTTTGTAAAAAGCTTTGCTAAAAATATACAAAAGCAGTACGATGATTTAAAAAATTATTTTCAAAATGAGAAAAAGAAATTTAAAGAAGATCATGACGAAAAGCTTGAAATTTTAGAAAAAGATGATATTTTGCCAAGCGGAGTTGTTAAGCTTGTAAAAGTTTATATTGCTACAAAAAGAAAGCTTAAAGTTGGTGATAAAATGGCAGGACGCCACGGAAATAAAGGTATTGTTTCAAATATAGTTCCAGAAGTTGATATGCCTTATCTTCCAAACGGCAGACCAGTTGATATAGTATTAAATCCGCTTGGTGTTCCAAGTCGTATGAATATAGGTCAAATTTTAGAATGCCATTTAGGCTTGGTTGGATGGAAACTTGGTGAGCAAATAGATAAAATTTTAGAAGAAAAAACAGGTGAGTGGCTAAAAGACTTAAGAAAAAGAATGATTGAAATTGCATCTTTATCAAAATTGGCAGATGCTAAAAAACTTCTAAAAGATATGAGCGATGAAGATCTTCTTAAATATGCAAGAGATTGGTCAAAAGGTGTTAAATTTGCAACTCATATATTTGATGGCGTAAATGTAGATGATTTTGCAAAACTTTTTGAAATGGCTGGTATTGATTCTGATGGTAAGACTATACTTTATGATGGAAGAACCGGAAGTAAAATAAACGAAAGAGTTCATGTAGGTTGTATGTATTATCTTAAACTTCACCATCTTGTTGATGAAAAAGTTCACGCAAGAAGCACTGGTCCATACTCTCTTGTTACTCAACAACCAGTTGGCGGTAAAGCATTATTTGGTGGACAAAGATTTGGAGAGATGGAAGTTTGGGCATTAGAGGCTTATGGTGCTGCTTATACTCTAAGAGAAATGCTAACTATAAAATCTGATGATGTTGATGGAAGATTAGAGGCTTATAAGGCTATAACAAGAGGAGAAAATGTCCCAGTTACAGGTATACCTGAAACATTTTTTGTTTTGACAAATGAACTTAAGTCATTAGCACTTGATGTTGAAATTTTTGATGAGGTAGATGAAGATGAGTGA